One Salvia splendens isolate huo1 chromosome 1, SspV2, whole genome shotgun sequence genomic window, AAGAATTAAATGATGTAGGAATGGCAAAGATGACTTACCATTTTGCTCTTGAGTAAAAATTCGAGCAGCCTCGAGTAAATGTGATTACAGATCAGagggagagaagaagaaaataggGTGGAGAGATATGGATCCTTGAATTTTGGTAGGGCATGAAAGTTTCAAAGGATGAGAGATCTTTGAGGAAATTTGTTTATAAACTATATATGAACTGTAACATGAGGCCAATATATAATTTTGAAgcagtataaataaaaaaatcattatcttacaacaaattaaaaagacTATGTATACATTAACTCACTACCATTATATTCTTatgttagtgtttgagctcatcaagatcggattgagctggtggaagaatcaagtcaggaaatagccgttgggaaccaaaacaggaactagccgttggaaacggttataaccgtgttcggcaaaaggagcTGTTCGgccaaaggaagctgttcagcaattggaagctgttcagcaattggaagctgttcggcaattggaagctgttcagcaattggaagctgttcagcaattggaagctgttcggcaattggaagctgttcggcaattggaagctgttcggcaaaggaagctgttcggcggttttcttgatcgatacttcttaagggagttgcgattcattccggaactaacaacaacagaaatcaaaagtgatagagagagaattcaagagaggaagtgttatctttcagctgtgcgtttttagctctcgaagcaagaagttttcgggcgagttgagggttttccatcttgtaaattcttgagagttttgagtgctcttatgtttgtaatttctcgagtgatcaataaagaaacacaccagattctgcccgtggatgtaggcttacgccgaaccacgtaattcgcttgtgttcttccttgcatgttgtcatttcattaattttgcatttcgatcatcacaaccgtaggttcattcttcacaacgtggcgccgtctgtgggaaattcgtccactgaattgatcgagaaggcataaagttttgggagttctttctttgtttcatcaagaaggcgctcaacctgtttgaataatggctgcagcaaggtttgatgttgaaaagttcacaggccgaaatgattttggcctatggaggctgaagatgaaagcaatcttgatgcaacagggtttatgggaaaccctaaatggtggaggcagtagtgaggaggagaagcccgagcctgatgaaaaggagaaggcaaaggctcaagacagagagtacaaggcatatagtaccttgatactcaacctcaatgacagagtcctcagagaagtttcaaaggaggagacagcggctggagtttggtccaagttggagtcattatacatggccaaatccttggcaaatcggctgcacctgaagcagaaacttctcactttcaagattgctgatggaaaaggtgtgttggaacagctcgaagaatttgggaaatgcatcgatgatcttgagaacattgatgaagagattaaagatgaggacaaggctctgatgttgttgaattccttgccaccaagttatgagcatttcaaggatgctatacttcttggtagagagtccaagattggatatgaagaggtgtactctgctctaaagctcaaggaaatccagaaatctaatccaaagtccactgaaatggtgtctgagagtctgagtgttgctgatcacaagaagaatgtgaaaagaaagtcacagaagaagccatggaaaaacaagacagctgactggaaagagaccagatcatgccatcactgcaagaaaccaggccacataaagaagaattgttgggtttggaagaagaagcaggccgaggaagagaatggcaagaacaatgctgatattgcagaagagttggtggtcccggaggctctgtgtgtgactgaggacatggaagaacttccatggatcatggattctggatgtagcttccacatgtgtccaactagaagtcattttgaggaaatcaagaatgcagctggatcagttttgtTAGGAAATGACCAGATATGCAGAATCAGAGGAATTGGGTCCATCAGGCTTAGACTTCATAATGGCTCCATCAGGTTACTCACTGGTGTGAGGTTTATTCCagagattaagaggaatttgatctctattggagtgttggatgcagcaggatataattgcatattatctgatgggattatgaacatcgtcaagtatggtgatgttgttatgatggctgagagaaagagaagcctaTACTGTCTAAAGGCAAGTGTGGTTACTGGATCTGTGAATCTGGTGCAggtattagacttaagaatgtggcatctcagactcggacacttgggagaaactggaattaaagaattggccaagaaggagctgattaagctggaaaatcccaatgagcagttgggtttgtgtgagcaatgtgtgctcggaaagagtaagaaactgccctatggaagaggaattcacagctcaaagtcaccactagactatgcccacagtgacttgtggggcccagctacaccagcttcattgggtggaggtagatactttctatccattattgatgatttttctagaaaattatgggtgtttatcttgaaggaaaaatcagagacattcatgaaattcaaggagtggtgtagggaagtggaggtggagaaagggtgttctttgaagtgtttaagaactgataatgggctggaatttctgagtggggagtttgattctttctgcaagcagaaaggtatgaagaggcataggacatctccatctaatccccaacagaatggagttgctgagcgcatgaatagaaccatcctagagcgagttagatgtatgctctttggctctggaatggctaagagattctggggtgaggctgtgagtatggcagcagttctcatcaatagaagtccttcttcagctatagcttttgacactcctgatcagagatggtatggaaaggccatggattattcgaatatgaagatttttggttgtatggcttatgcacacatcaagcaaagtaagttggagccaagggccttgagatgtgtgatgattggataccaaaagggagtgaagggctacagactgtggtgcatagagccaggaaatcagaaagttattatctctagagatgtgcaatttgaagaaagtaggatgccatttctagaaaaggctcaagagagccagaggccatctcattctgagaaagaaccagagcctgagaggatggtggagatgggtgttccagaacctgaggaggctgaggaatcagttcaggtggaggtttctggagcagatagaattgctgagcctgaacagcagatgggaaatcatagtgaacaagaagaagcagatgCTGATGTCTTGAACCCTGAAGAAGAGCAGCAGGATTTGGGTGACTATGTTCTAGCCAGAGATAGGGTCAGAAGAATCCCTAAACCATCTACAAGATACAGTGAAGAAGAATACTTGCTATATGCACTATGTGTTGCAGAAAACATAGAGTATGCAGAGCCTTCAAGCTTCAAGGAAGCTATGAGTTCTAAGGAGAGCAAGCAGTGGATGGAGGCTATGATAGATGAAATACAGTCCCTGATCAAGAACAAGACATGGGTGCTTGTGAAGAGACCTTCCACACAAAAACCAGTGAGttgtaagtggatatacaagaaaaagttggaggttgggaacaagattaggttcaaggctaggcttgtagctcgggggttcacacaagaggagggaatagactataatgaagtattttctccagtggtaaagcatgcctcaatcagaattttgctagctatagttgctcaaagaagttggtttttggaccaacttgatgtgaagacagcctttcttcatggagagcttgaggaaactatatacatgaatcagccagagggatttgtgatacatgggagtgaagataaggtttgtctactaaagaaaagtctatacggtttgaagcaagcaagtagacaatggcatatcaagtttgatgaacatatgcagagtatgggatttataaattccagatatgatagttgtgtctacttcaaatcaaagtctgagggacctgctgtgtatttgctattatatgtagacgacatcttgcttgctggaccagatagacaggagctagatagggtgaaagccttattgaaaaagggatttgaaatcaaggatctggggagtgctagcaagattttgggaatggatatatTCAGAAATGCAGATAAGAGGGTGTTGTGGTTGTCCCAAGAAGGCTACATTCAGAAAGTACTGCGCAAATATCAGATTGACAAGAGTAGAACAACCTCAGTTCCACTATCACAACAGACTAAGCTGTCCAAATCACAATGTCCCAGAAAtcagcaagaagaaagagagatgagccagataccttattccaacatagttgggagtgtgatgtatatgatgatatgcacaaggcctgatatttctcatgcggtaagcgtggtgagcagatacatgtcctgtccgggaagagagcactggttggctttgaaagggattctcaagtatctcaaaggaagtagtgatctgggaataatgttcaaatcagagaatgaaggagataaggatagcattattgggttttgcgattcagattatgcagctaaccttgataataggcgctcacaatctgggtacatatttaccttgttcggctccgcggtgagctggaagtctaatctccaatccgtggtggctctatcgacgacggaggcagagtatatagctcttgctgaggcagtaaaggaaagcttctggcttaggggtatagttggtgattttggggtgaagcaagagaatgttgtgatcaagtgcgacagcaatagcgcgatttgtctctcgaaacatcagacatatcatgaacgcagcaaacatatagacgtgaggctgcatttcattcgagatgaggttgagaagggtgcggtgaagattgagaaggtcagcaccgagcacaatgcggctgatgcacttactaaagccctaccaagatccaagttccgacattgcttggatttggttggggtggtccgaaatttgtaagtatgggaaggaaggtggaactggtggtgatggatcttagattgctcaaaggtggaggatttgttagtgtttgagctcatcaagatcggattgagctggtggaagaatcaagtcaggaaatagccgttgggaaccaaaacaggaactagccgttggaaacggttataaccgtgttcggcaaaaggagcTGTTCGgccaaaggaagctgttcagcaattggaagctgttcagcaattggaagctgttcggcaattggaagctgttcagcaattggaagctgttcggcaattggaagctgttcggcaattggaagctgttcggcaaaggaagctgttcggcggttttcttgatcgatacttcttaagggagttgcgattcattccggaactaacaacaacagaaatcaaaagtgatagagagagaattcaagagaggaagtgttatctttcagctgtgcgtttttagctctcgaagcaagaagttttcgggcgagttgagggttttccatcttgtaaattcttgagagttttgagtgctcttatgtttgtaatttctcgagtgatcaataaagaaacacaccagattctgcccgtggatgtaggcttacgccgaaccacgtaattcgcttgtgttcttccttgcatgttgtcatttcattaattttgcatttcgatcatcacaaccgtaggttcgttcttcacatcttatattaaaaaaagaaaaatgttataAGCATATTAAACTTTGTAAGTGTATACACTTTTTATAGTAGTGTTAGATAGTTTGCATTTGACATTAAGTGATGCTTAGACTGTGTTCTCTCGAATTATTGCTAGCTActtcaaattcaaattatgTAATTGTTAAAGCTGAATAAATAGAAGATTATTGTTCGattattaattaagatattgATTTGGTGAAATCAAGCTACTGATTGGCTGTCagaataaacaaataaaataaataaactagcTGAGTCTTTAGTTACTTAATCTTTAATTTACTTGTTATGTCGTGCCTGATGATGTTATCAATATAATAGTAAACTCTAATTATAGACATTTAAAAGATTGTAGCATGGCCCATAAGGAAGAAGAAAGTAAACGATTATATCTCATACTACTATACCAGTATTTTCTTTGggatcaaaatggcaaaattgATTGGTTGAAACTAAGCTCAGATTATTGGTGATCTATCATGTACACatggtaaaaaatatttatgaaaataGCGAATATTGTACATCTTCAATAAGTAAGATACTAGTACCTAAAACCACGAACTTTGGCCTAACCTTAAAGTTAGTAGGAAATATCAGAATTAACCCAAAGCACGTGGTTTTAGGGACCAATGAGatgtaaaaaaacaaagaaaatgtCAATTACGCCTCATTAGCCTTTCAATTTACAGGAACTTACGGCAATTTGAAATTAGGTATAATATAATAGAATGTGATAGTGACAAATATTCTGTTAAATACAAGTTGGAAGTTCACAAGGATTGAGTTGACCAATAACTCTGTCattaaaaagtaaaacaagTTAGTTGTGTTTATACAATTATTCTTAGTTTCTTCTTTGATCACCTCACCCCAGCACGACTCATTACCTGAACTAATGTTGTACTAATCTTCTCACAAATCAATGTTAGTTTAAAacgacttcttcttcttccttgaATTTTCTTCTTAATTAATGTTGTAATGTAAGCATTACTTTACTTGTACACATTTAAATACTTGAATCCCACGCCTCTGAATATCTCATGAAGAGATGAACAACCTGAAGCTAGCAGTGGAGGTGGTGCGAGCCCACAACCTCCTCCCCAAAGACGGGCAGGGCTCGTCCAGCGCTGCCGTGGAGCTCCTCTTCGATGGCCAGAAGTTCCGCACCACCATCAAGGAGAGAGACCTCAACCCCTTTTGGAACGAGACCTTCTACTTCAACGTCGCCAACCCCCTCGACCTCCGCCACCTCACCCTCGAGGCTCACCTCTATAGCATCAATCGAGCCACCTCCAAGAAACACTCCCTTGGGAAGGTCCGGATCAACGGCACCTCCTTCGTCCCCCTCTCTGACTCCGTCGTCTTCAACTACCCCCTTGAGAAAAACAGCCTTTTCTCCTCCACCAGAGGCGAGCTCGCCTTGAAAGTCTATCTCACTGGCGATCCCACCCCTAGTCATCACTACGCCTCCTCCTCGTCCTTCTCTAGCCTGCATTCGATCCATGATGAACCATCACCCCGTTCTCACAGGCGCGAGGAGAAGGCGTCCCGGTCTAGGCGCAGTTTGTACACTCTTGCTGGCTCAGATCGTAGTCAACACCACCAGCCGCAgcagcaacaacaacaacaaccacaacagcagcagcaacaacCACAACAACAAcggccttcttcttcttatacAATGCCATTGTACCAAACAACGCAATACAACGCTAGTGAGATGATGTTCGAGCCTCAGCCATCACAGTCTGCTCGAATGCATCTGAACACATCGTCCCAGCCTAATGATTTCTCACTCAGAGAAACGAATCCGGTCCTCGGAGGGGGGCGGATTAGGGCTACCAGCACGTATGATCTCGTGCAGCCTATGCAGTTTCTCTTTGTTCGTGTTGTGAAGGCACGGGACCTCCCGTCCAAGGACGCCACAGGGAGCCTCGACCCCTATGTGGAGGTGAAGCTGGGTAATTACAAGGGCGTTACTCGCCATTTCGACAAGACAAAGAATCCAGAATGGAACACAGTGTTCACGTTTTCAAAGGACAGAATGCAAGCCACTGTTTTGGAAGTTGTGGTGATGGACAAGGATGTGATCAAGGACGATTTTGTGGGTGTGGTGAAGTTCGACCTTCACGAGATCCCAAGACGGGCCCCTCCGGACAGCCCATTGGCGCCCGAGTGGCACCGACTCGAGGACAGCAAGGGCGAGAGGAAGCACGGGGAGCTCATGGTTGCAGTTTGGATAGGCACACAAGCTGATGAGGCCTTTGCTGATGCTTGGCATTCCGATGCAGCTAGCCTCGTCGACACCTCCACCTCAACCGCACACATCCGGTCCAAGGTGTACCATGCGCCCCGGTTGTGGTACGTGCGCGTGAACGTGATTGAGGCACAGGATCTCGTCACGCATGACAGGAACCGGTACCCTGTCGTGCACGTGAAGGCCCAAATCGGGAACCAGGTCCTGAGAACAAAGCCAGTCCAGTCACAGACCTCGAACGCGTCATGGAACGAGGACCTCATGTTCGTTGCCGCTGAGCCCTTCGACGACGATCAGCTGGTGATATCAGTTGATGATCGCGTCGGGCCTAACAAAGAGGAGTCTCTTGGCAAGGCTTTTGTGCCGTTGGCAACGATTGAGAAAAGGGCCGACGACAGAGTGGTGCACACAAAGTGGTGGCACCTGCAGAAGCCGAGTGCCAACGAGGCTGTGGAGCCTAAGAGGGATCATTTTGCGAGCCGGATCCATCTCCGGATCTGCCTCGATGGAGGCTACCATGTTCTAGATGAATCCACGCAGTATAGCAGTGATCTCAGGCCAACAGCAAAGCAGCTTTGGAAACCGCCTGTAGGCGTGCTTGAGCTTGGAATCTTGAATGCCGATGCCCTCACACCTATGAAGAGTAGAAACGGTCGAGGGACTTCAGACACATTCTGTGTGGCCAAGTACGGACAGAAATGGATTCGAACTAGAACTATCACCGATAGCTTGAACCCCAAGTTCAATGAGCAGTACACTTGGGACGTTTACGATCCGGCCACAGTTCTAACTGTGGGCGTTTTCGACAACGGCCACTTTGGTGGTTCCAATGGCCACAGAGACCTCAAGATTGGGAAGGTTCGGATCCGGATCTCGACCTTGGAAACAAATCGTGTTTACACGCATTCGTATCCGTTGGTCGTTCTTCACCCCTCGGGGGTGAAGAAGATGGGAGAGCTGCATTTGGCAATCCGATTCACATGCACGTCGATGCTCAACATGATGTCCTTATACTCGAGGCCTCTCCTGCCTAAAATGCACTACGTAAGACCATTGTCGGTGGCGCAGCTTGACACGCTGCGCTACCAAGCGGTCAACATCCTGGCAGCACGTctgagccgggctgagccgccTCTCCAAAAAGAGGTGGTAGAATACATGAGTGATGTAAACTCACATCTATGGAGCATGAGGCGAAGCAAGGCAAACTTCAACAGATTGATGGCGGTCTTCAATGGCATCTTCGCTGTCTCAAAGTGGCTCAACGAGGTCTGCCAATGGAAGAATCCGGTCACAACGGTGCTCTTGTACGCCCTCTTTGTCATACTAGTGTTCTTCCCCGAGTTGATCCTGCCAACGATGTACCTATACATGTTCCTCATCGGACTCTGGAACTATCGGTTCAGGCCGAAGAATCCACCACACATGAACATGAGGTTGTCGTGGGCAGACACCGCGACGGCCGACGAGCTCGACGAGGAGTTTGACACGTTCCCAACGGCTAGAAGTGGTGATACTCTGCGGATAAGGTACGATCGTCTGCGGAGCGTTGCTGCCCGGATACAGAGAGTGGTGGGGGACGTGGCGTCGCAGGGGGAGCGGGTGCAGGCGGTTCTGAGCTGGCGGGATCCTCGCGCCACCATCATATTCATGGCCTTCTGCATTGCGTCAGCCGTGGTGTTCTACGCCGTGCCTCTTCAGCTGCTGATAGTCACTGCCGGATCCTACGCCATGAGACCTCCCAAATTCCGACGCAAGCTGCCTCCAGCGCCGCTCAACTTCTTCCGCCGCCTGCCTGCTAGGACTGATAGCATGTTGTGACCACCTATAAATACTGTTTGTAAATTTCTGAATGTTACACTTCAACTAAGTTCCAATTTTCACAGCAAAAACTCCTGCATAGacacagataaatccatttctAATCTCAAGAAACAGAGAATCAAGATGTATAAAGTGAAGAACTGAATCATTAACAAAGATCTGAATTCGTGCAACCTATGTCAGGTAAAGTAGCAACATGGTTAGAGTCAGATGCTCTGCTAAAGACTAATCAATAATGCGGTTTCATCCAGACATCGCTGGATGTTGAAGTCAATAACTTGAACAAAATATAAGAAATGGAATTGCTATCTATCCCTAACAAACTGAGCTAGGATTCTGAGCTAGGTTAAGCATTGGCTGGAATGACGAGATTCCCAACTGTACGATCTTCAGAATCTGCTGAAGTTCCCCCAGCAACGTTTTTCATCTTTGAAGTGCGCGGTAGCAGGCTTGCCACGACAACCTGGAGGAGTTTATCGAATGAGTGGTTCCCAAAGTATCATCTAAGGAATATCTTGAAACTGAATAAAATTTCAGAAAAGAGGCCTACTTCAGTGCTGAATATTTTAAAGGTACCTGAACAGGGCTGCAGGCAACCATGACACTCTCGACTCCACCACCTATGACACGCCCATCAGGACCAGACAGAGTAACATTCAGACAGCCGACTGGGCCATGAGGCGCATTCACATCATTTTGTGCATATGAACCAGTTAAACTTAAAATATCAAAGCGTCCCTATAGAAAAGCGAAAACAGAGAAAAATTGTTACTGAGTCAAGAAGAAACAAGACAAGTTAAGGGAAGATAaggtatttaaatttttcgatggACTACAATCTAACCCTCATTATGAACTGGTGGAGCATATTACTGATGCCTCTAGTTTTCACATTATATTTGCAATAAGAAATTGAGCATATACATACCTCGTATGTGACGCTCCCACCAGAACTTGATATTCTAATATTTACAGCTGATATTGTACCATTTCCTGATAAAATGACAGTGCTCTGCCGCCCCTGTGCAAACGACAGTacctttcttttaatatcctgCAGAAAAACTATAACAATAAATGATCCACTAATTATAAGTTAAGGATGTCCAGAAGTTGACATTTGTTATcataaaaaatttagaaaatgccTTTCTGAGATGCCCTGAAAGACATACAAAGCATTTAGACCATatcaagttttaataaatgactCATGCCTTCCCTTTCTCACAGCCGAGTTTTTTGTCTACAGACTGGACAGTTACATAAGCGAGAAGTTGCATATCAGGAAACTGACGTATCATAAGATTTACATTTTCAGTTTTATCCAAGTTCATTTGAACAATATTTTCCATGATTTTCTTTCCAAATATTAAGAACTAGATATGCTGAAACTTTATCTCATTATACTATTTATGAAAAGTATTACAAGTTCATAAATCttctttcgagaagtttctTCGCTAGATGCGTAAACAGGTGGAAGAGTGTAAGAGTGGAAGATACAGATAAACACATAATGTTAGGTAAATTCATTCAGATAGTTGAGATTGCACTAACTTCTCCAACAGCAACATTGATGATACGTGGGACCAGTTTTCCAGGCACGGTAAAGATAGATCCGCCTGGCAAAAAGATGAATTCcccacaaaatcaagaaaatgcaAGCACTTCAAAACGCATGGAAGAAACATATCATAACATCTCAGTTGACACAATGCTAtcaaattcgaaaaaaaaagagagacgaCATTTATGAACATAATAAGAAGGCATCGAGAAGGAAAAAACATTTTAGTTCAACAGTAATAATGCTCATATTATAATGAGATATGTGCATATGACAAGACGATATGAGCATATTGCTAGACCATTATCGTCGAATAGGAAATAACTCAATTTTAAGGCTTGGAGTGATATCAAGATTTTGATAGTTACATATATGCAATGATACAAGTGAGCATTTATCAGCGTTTCCACAATTAGAGACTCTCAATAACACACAACGGAGTAACAAATCCTCAAATATGTATTTAATGAGTTGAAAAAGGGTTGCATTTTGAGCAAAAAGGTTCATCTTGAGAATAATGCATATCAGCTAAATTAGGGAAATTGATGCTTTTCATGTTAAATGCTCCTATTTTGACAAGAAAAATACATGCGTTCTCTATTGATAAGATTTAAATAACCTGGATGCGCTCTTCCATTTAGATCCGAAACTTTAAACATTTCTGTCACTACTAAAATATTTCTgtacacagagagagagagagagagggaagaaaGAGTGCAGAATGTAGAAAATAGGTAAAACAAACTCTACATAGGTAAGGGGTGAGTCAGCAGCTTAAGGCTCGATTGACGAGGTATTTGCTGGTGGCACTACGTAT contains:
- the LOC121750024 gene encoding FT-interacting protein 3-like, with product MNNLKLAVEVVRAHNLLPKDGQGSSSAAVELLFDGQKFRTTIKERDLNPFWNETFYFNVANPLDLRHLTLEAHLYSINRATSKKHSLGKVRINGTSFVPLSDSVVFNYPLEKNSLFSSTRGELALKVYLTGDPTPSHHYASSSSFSSLHSIHDEPSPRSHRREEKASRSRRSLYTLAGSDRSQHHQPQQQQQQQPQQQQQQPQQQRPSSSYTMPLYQTTQYNASEMMFEPQPSQSARMHLNTSSQPNDFSLRETNPVLGGGRIRATSTYDLVQPMQFLFVRVVKARDLPSKDATGSLDPYVEVKLGNYKGVTRHFDKTKNPEWNTVFTFSKDRMQATVLEVVVMDKDVIKDDFVGVVKFDLHEIPRRAPPDSPLAPEWHRLEDSKGERKHGELMVAVWIGTQADEAFADAWHSDAASLVDTSTSTAHIRSKVYHAPRLWYVRVNVIEAQDLVTHDRNRYPVVHVKAQIGNQVLRTKPVQSQTSNASWNEDLMFVAAEPFDDDQLVISVDDRVGPNKEESLGKAFVPLATIEKRADDRVVHTKWWHLQKPSANEAVEPKRDHFASRIHLRICLDGGYHVLDESTQYSSDLRPTAKQLWKPPVGVLELGILNADALTPMKSRNGRGTSDTFCVAKYGQKWIRTRTITDSLNPKFNEQYTWDVYDPATVLTVGVFDNGHFGGSNGHRDLKIGKVRIRISTLETNRVYTHSYPLVVLHPSGVKKMGELHLAIRFTCTSMLNMMSLYSRPLLPKMHYVRPLSVAQLDTLRYQAVNILAARLSRAEPPLQKEVVEYMSDVNSHLWSMRRSKANFNRLMAVFNGIFAVSKWLNEVCQWKNPVTTVLLYALFVILVFFPELILPTMYLYMFLIGLWNYRFRPKNPPHMNMRLSWADTATADELDEEFDTFPTARSGDTLRIRYDRLRSVAARIQRVVGDVASQGERVQAVLSWRDPRATIIFMAFCIASAVVFYAVPLQLLIVTAGSYAMRPPKFRRKLPPAPLNFFRRLPARTDSML
- the LOC121750040 gene encoding AT-hook motif nuclear-localized protein 9-like isoform X1 is translated as MDQREAMALQGSASYYLHQGNADSVMGLQGSPGMNSLTNPGLQYQTNTGRNMMGSSLPLDTSSTMSPHGMSVGPPPALGVGPPPAMMQGEPVRRKRGRPRKYGRDSAVSLALSPSTSNPVPFVRPTQKRRGRPPGTGRKHQQIPLGGSIFTVPGKLVPRIINVAVGEDIKRKVLSFAQGRQSTVILSGNGTISAVNIRISSSGGSVTYEGRFDILSLTGSYAQNDVNAPHGPVGCLNVTLSGPDGRVIGGGVESVMVACSPVQVVVASLLPRTSKMKNVAGGTSADSEDRTVGNLVIPANA
- the LOC121750040 gene encoding AT-hook motif nuclear-localized protein 9-like isoform X2, whose amino-acid sequence is MDQREAMALQGSASYYLHQGNADSVMGLQGSPGMNSLTNPGLQYQTNTGRNMMGSSLPLDTSSTMSPHGMSVGPPPALGVGPPPAMMQGEPVRRKRGRPRKYGRDSAVSLALSPSTSNPVPFVRPTQKRRGRPPGTGRKHQQIPLGGSIFTVPGKLVPRIINVAVGEGRQSTVILSGNGTISAVNIRISSSGGSVTYEGRFDILSLTGSYAQNDVNAPHGPVGCLNVTLSGPDGRVIGGGVESVMVACSPVQVVVASLLPRTSKMKNVAGGTSADSEDRTVGNLVIPANA